AGCCAGCACATCCATTCTTACAAAATTTTTATCTGATTGGTTAATCACCGCTGTTCCTTTCCGCAAATGGCTTCGCTTTCCTAGGGGCGGTGCTTGAGCCTCCTCACTTAGCTGCGGGGTCTCAAGCTACCGCTATCTCCCTCAGGAGTCTCCGCCATTTGCTCCAATCCACAGCTTAAAATTACATAAACGATACGGTAATGCATTTTAAGTTAATACAGTTAGATCCCTTTTACAAACCCTTCGCTGAATGATGTCACTTTGTTGATTGGAGTGGAAGGCGCGCAGACGCCCGCGGGAGGAAGGGACAGGTGAGACCCCGGAAGGCGAAGCCTGAGGAGGCTCACGGACCGCCCGCAGGCAAGCGAAGCGCCTGGAACGGAAATCAACGGGCTTAGATAATTTCTTAACTAAAAAGAGACTCAATTCTGAGTCCCATTGTGGTTATTCTCCTAATTCAATTAAGTCGGAAACAGCAACTTGTGTACGTTCTTCTCCCGGACCGCGAAGATGAATTGTCGCAGTTTTTCCATCTTCACTTAAAGAGTCAATCCACACCTTTGTTCCTTCAAAGGTCACCTCTATTGTTGCGGAAGAGGATAGTATTTGTCTTGCACGTGTTTCATCCATTCTCGTCACTCCCTACTCCATTATTCATTCATCACATGATTCATACTTATTCTTCCAATTGCAGGCCATTTTATCCATTTGAAGTTTAAGTTTCAAGGTATTTTGTCAACAATGTAAGAAGAGGTGAATGAGATGAAGTTAAGGAAGGAAGAAAAAGAACAACTGAGCGAAGCCATTGATCAGATGAATGAAAGTCTAGACAGGTTTATTGAATTTTATAATGAGTCAGAAGACGACAAACCTATTATTTCATTCAATGATGAGGTAATACAGCTGATAGAAGCAGGAAAACAAAAATATGGGGAAGAAGCATTAACACAAAAGATTAATTCCATAGTGAAAGAAGTACTCTCTTTTATTTCCGCTGAGGATGAACGGTAGATGGATAGAATCAAGGAACAGACTTCCCTCATTTTCAGGTTTGTACATTGGCCTTTAATAGCAAGGATATTAGTCATTATTTTTGTCATAAATATTACTTTCGGATTTCTCATTCATTACATAGAACCAGCTGAATTCCCCTCTATTTTTGATGGAATATGGTGGGCGATTGTCACTACCGCAACTTTAGGCTATGGAGATTATGTTCCGGTTACTGTAACCGGAAGATCGTTAGCTATTATTCTCATATTATTTGGCACAGGTTTTGTCACTACATATTTTGTATCACTGGCGGCTAGCGCCATCGCAACACAAAATGATTATTTGGAGGGCAAAGTGGATTATCGAGGATCTGAACATATTATCGTCATTGGTTGGAATGAACGGGTAAGAGAGACGTTACGGCAAATCAATTCTATGAGCAATAAACCACTATCTATCGTTTTAATTGATTCAACACTTGAGAAGAACCCCCTACATGATCAAAACGTACATTTTATTAAAGGAAACCCCTGTTATGATCAAACATTGCTTTCGGCCAATGTAAAGAGTGCCGGATTTGTTGTCATTTCGGCGGATCAAAGCAAGGATGAAGTTCAAGCAGACATGAACTCTGTGTTAACGCTGCTTGCTGTAAAAGGGTTAAATCCAGATGTGTATACAATCGCGGAAATCTTGACGTCTACACAAGTGATAAATGCTCAGCGTGCCGGAGCGGACGAAGTGATTCAAACCAATATGTTTACTAGTTATGTGATGACTAACAGTATGATGTCAAATGGTATGTCCAATACATTGTTAACGATGTTAGATCAACTTAAGGGAAGCAAACTAAAGTATCTTGAGGTGGAAAAAGATATGATAGGAACAACATTTGAAAAATTGAGTAACCAGATGCTTCAGAAGAAAATCCTTCTCATCGGGATAAAAAGAAGAGGGGACACCATGGTCAACCCTCCTCTATACACGTTAATTCAAGCTGATGACTGTCTGCTTGTCATTAAAGATTAATCTCTGCCAAGCACTGCTTCTAATTCATGTACAAGTGTATGACCTAGTTCTATAAATTCTTTTGGAAAAGTGGCATCTGGATCTTCTGGTTCTGAGAATTGGTCAAATGATGCCGTTCTGTTCCATACATGTACATTGTCATCTATTCCAATCTGGTATTTGTGTGAGAGCAAGAACGGTCTGCCAAGCTCCACTGTGGTCCCTTGTGAATCCAATTGGCCGTCCACAGATTGGAATGGGACTCTCAAGAATTGATATCCGACTTCATCATCTATTTTGTAGTCGAAATAGCCGTGGTCATAGTCCCAGTTTCCTCCGATGGAATATCCGATGGCTTTAAGTTCCTGCTCTAATTTATACAATTGAAACTCCGCACCTTCGATTTTTGAAGGAATAGGAATCATAGCAATCCCTCCTTTTATATGGGTAGGTTTCCCCATGGAGGTGTTTTCATGCATATCAAAAAGGGATAGTTCTGGACCTGATGGTCGTAGAACTATCCCTTTTTAGACGCCGCTGTTGCTTTCCGCAAATGGCTTCGCTTTCCTAGGGGCGGTGCTTGAGCCTCCTCACTTCGTTGCGGTGTCTCAAGCTACCGCTATCTCCCTCAGGACAAGGAAGGCTCCGGCAGCGATACATCGCACGAAGAAAATGCGTAGCATTTTCGAGGAGTCTTCGCCTTTTGCTCCAAGCAACAGCTATGGTGTCCAAAATCCAATATTTATTTGTTTATTTTAATCGTTTTTCTAGTTCTGCTTTGACTTCCTCGAATCCAGGTTTGCCAAGAAGTGCGAACATGTTTACTTTGTATGCTTCCACTCCCGGTTGGTCAAATGGATTTACTCCAAGAAGGTAACCGCTCATAGCGCATGCTTTTTCAAAGAAGTAAACAAGGTAACCGAATGTGTATGCGTCCATTGCAGGGATGTTAACCACAAGGTTTGGCACTCCTCCATCTGTGTGGGCAAGGAGTGTTCCTTCATATGCTTTTGTGTTTACAAAATCAACTGTTTCCCCAGCAAGGTAGTTTAGGCCATCCAAATCAGCCGCTTCTTCCTCTACTGTCAACTCATGACGAGGAGTGTCTACTTTGATAATTGTTTCGAAAAGATC
This window of the Sutcliffiella horikoshii genome carries:
- a CDS encoding H-type small acid-soluble spore protein; its protein translation is MDETRARQILSSSATIEVTFEGTKVWIDSLSEDGKTATIHLRGPGEERTQVAVSDLIELGE
- a CDS encoding potassium channel family protein, with the protein product MDRIKEQTSLIFRFVHWPLIARILVIIFVINITFGFLIHYIEPAEFPSIFDGIWWAIVTTATLGYGDYVPVTVTGRSLAIILILFGTGFVTTYFVSLAASAIATQNDYLEGKVDYRGSEHIIVIGWNERVRETLRQINSMSNKPLSIVLIDSTLEKNPLHDQNVHFIKGNPCYDQTLLSANVKSAGFVVISADQSKDEVQADMNSVLTLLAVKGLNPDVYTIAEILTSTQVINAQRAGADEVIQTNMFTSYVMTNSMMSNGMSNTLLTMLDQLKGSKLKYLEVEKDMIGTTFEKLSNQMLQKKILLIGIKRRGDTMVNPPLYTLIQADDCLLVIKD
- a CDS encoding YugN-like family protein, with amino-acid sequence MIPIPSKIEGAEFQLYKLEQELKAIGYSIGGNWDYDHGYFDYKIDDEVGYQFLRVPFQSVDGQLDSQGTTVELGRPFLLSHKYQIGIDDNVHVWNRTASFDQFSEPEDPDATFPKEFIELGHTLVHELEAVLGRD